The Arvicola amphibius chromosome 6, mArvAmp1.2, whole genome shotgun sequence DNA window GAAATGAGTAGGATGTGTTGTCTGGATGTCCCAAGTTGAAACATTCTGTTGGTGTGCCACTTGTTCGACTCTTCCCAGGATGGATACAAAGCTTCAACCCCGCCCCCAAAACAAGATCCAGATCTTAGGATAACGTTAGTGGCAGAGCCAAGCCTCCTGGGGGACTTCCTAAGTTATGGGAATGCTTCCTCGGGGAAGAGAAGGGTTTCTTGAGTGCACACTAAAGGTTAAGTGTTCCACACAAGTGACCCTGTCAACCCCATATCGCCCTATGAGGAGGCTACCATTCCTCTGAGCACCTTGCCAAGAATGATGTGTGCAAGGGACAATTTGTCTTAGGTCACAATCTCAGGAAGAGCGAAGTCTAGCATTATGCCTCTTCTCATCTCACCAAACCACACTGGCCCTGGCCACCAGAACACTAGTTTAGCAGTCCCATGAGTGCAACGCGGAAAACTCAAGGCTGGCCAAGGGTGGCACTGTGCTTGCATTTAACTCCTTGTGAGACAGAGAATGGGTACCAGtggcagcagttaagagcactggcagctgttacagaggtcctgaatttaattcccagcaaccacatggtgactcacaaccatctgtaatgggatctgattccctcttctggtatgcatgaagacagagcactcatacatacatacatacatacacacacacacacacacacaattttaaaaaaacaaaaacccccaaacacaGGCAGCATTAGCCTGATGCCCCACTGAAATCAAAGAAATAACTGATAACATGGGTTTGGAGGCAGATGATCTTACTCCAGGCACTCTTGATGATTCGCACTACAACCAGAGTCCTAAGCCACGACCCCACTTAGAGAACCAGAAGCTCTGTAAGGGACCCAGGGACCCCAATGTGCAGTAAACTAAGAGCCTCTGCCAGGCAACCTGACCTATGCTTGCTCAAAGGCAAATTACATCTCATGCCACTTGATCAAAATACCCCAAAGAGACAACCCAAAGAGAGACTATTtgggtttcagagggttcagttcaGTCACATGGACCCATGCGCTTAGACGTAACAGCATGTGGCCAGAGGTGGCTGCCCACTTGACGCTGGCCAGAAGCACTAAGGGGATTGCGGATGCttggcttcctttctcttttcccatctctGTCTAGCTACTGCTGTCCTGCAGTAACTCCACCCTCAAGCACACTGTCAAGTTTCCCAGGGCATCTATCTACCAAGCCCTAATAGCTTCCAGGACCTGCTTTGGAGCCCAGACACCTTTCTGCAATTTACCTTCCTTGGCAAGTTGgttggatttagaatcacctagattTGTGAGGCCCGCCTCTGTATGTGTCTGGGAGAGCCTTTCTAGAGTGTTAGGCAGGGTGGGGAAGACCCTCCTCGAATATGGCACTATTCCATGGACGAGTGAGCTGCACATGTGGAGATCACAAGGGGCGCTGGGATGGAAAGCTCAGCTATGTTCCTCAGCTGGATGCTGGAGCAGTGAGTGGAGGTGGCCCTGCTGTGAAATGCTGCCCCTGCTCCCATTTTCCCACAGAACCTAGTCAGCTCTCAACCAGTCACTCCTGTTATGGCTCTGGAATTCAACTCAGAACCCAGGACAAGGTCATGGTGGTGGGGAGCGGGGTGTGGTGGGAGGATGGTCCTATTGCGCCTGAAGTCTGGGAGAAACAGTTTAAAGCACATTTTCCCAGCCCCctgccaccctccccaccccagcaagTGCGGGGGGACATGCTATTGTATGTACTGCTGAAACAGctgctattttttaatttattatgtgtacaacattctgcattcatgtatgcttgcacaccagaagagggcatcagatctcattacagatggttgcgagtcacctggtggttgctgggaattgaacttaagatctatggaagagcagccagtgatcttaacctctgagccatctctctagcccccaagatgctatttttgtttcaaattaacacacaaaaaagctCATCCCAAAGCCTGACTTTACTCAATCAGTAGAACATTGTCTCAGTGCTGACGTGAACCCAGTAATGTCAAGTCTCTGGAGGTAGTGTGGGGCCATCAGGCAGTTAGGACTTCTTGGGAAGCTTGGAGGAATAAGGAACCAGATCCACATGTCTAGTGGGGTCAGTGAGCGCTCTGTGGTCCTTACAGACCTAACTCCATCTCCCATCTTCAAATGGGAACCCCAGGCCCCAGCAGGGAGCAGGCGAGTCAAATTACCAGTGAGTTAGCAGCAAGTGCCAGACTCTCTGGAGCTCTTGGTTCCTCAGCGGAGAAGGGCCCTGCTTTCTGGATCGAATGAAGTGCAAGGCATGTGTCAGACTGTGGGATGAGGTTAGGGAAGTGTGGTCCCCAGCTTCCAGTCATTCTGGTCTTACACCCAGAAATCAGCTTTTCAAGGGAGTGACGTAGGTCTCTTTCTCACCTGTCTAATGGAAGTGTCTACGTGCAAAATGATTGGCACATGGTAGATGGCCAGTCCAGAGGATCAGTCAATGATTAAATACGAACCATTCTAAGGAAGGAATGGGTACAGGGTTCCCTAGCATGTTCTCCCTTCCACGAGAAGCCAGAGAAGTGGAGGGAACTACAGTTGTACAGTGGACACCAAGCCCAGGGACGGGTGTAGTTGGGCACTTAGACAACACAAACACTAGCCAGTAGTTCCAGGATTCCCTCTTTGGTGAGGAATACCACCTCACCAGTGTTCTGGCACCAAACTTCAAAGTGGGCGGGGTCCTCCAGGGCCCTCTTGCCGGCAATGACCACATAGGGGTAGCCAAGCTTGTTGGCGTCTTTCAGTCGATTTCCGATGGTCAGGTGGGTCCTGTCATCCAGCAGGACCTCCCCTCGGAGCTGTGCCACCGCTTCGATGATGTCATCGTGTAAGCGCTCCACTATCTCTGTGGCCGCTGCCTCCTTACTGCCCTTCTTAGGGGGGATGAGGCAGACTTGGTAAGGAGCCAGGAGACCGGGCCAGCGGATGCAGTCTTCTGTAGAGAGGACTTCGATGGCAGCAGCCAAGATCCGAGTGACCCCCAAGCCATAGCACCCCATCTCCGCCAGTGAAGGGTCCCCGTGGGCATTGGTAAACTGGGCACTGAAAATGGAGGAGTACTTGGTACCGAGGTAGAATGTGTGCCCCACCTCGATGCCTTTGGTTTCTGTCAGTGGGCCCTGGCAGTCGGGGCAGACTTTTTGCGACAAGTCTAGTATCTCTGTGTTGGCTGAGAAGTGGCAGCTGGGACAGACCACAAGCCGGTCCTCTCCAATATCCACTGGCAGCTGGAATTCGTGGGACAATGTGCCCCCAATGCTTCCCACAGCTGCCCTGGCTTTCGTCCATCGTAACCCCAGCCTATCAAACAGTCTGCAGTAAGCATCGCACACCAGGCCATAGGTCTCCCGGGCGGCCTCAGAGGAGGAGTCAAAGGAGTACATGTCCTTCATATAGAACTCCCGGCCACGGAGAAGACCAAAACGGGGTCTCGGCTCATCCCGAAACTTCCTTGTAACCTGGTACAACAGTAAGGGAAGCTGCTTGTAGGACAGTTTCTTCTGGGAGGCGACCAGGGCGGTAACCGCTTCCTCATGAGTTGGTCCCAAGCAGTACTCTTTGCCATGCCTGTCTCTCAGTCTCAGCAGCTCCCTGCCCATCAGGTCCCAGCGGCTGGTGGCTCGCCACAGCTCAGCGGGGCTGAGGCTCGGCATGTTGATCTTCTGCCCTCCAATGACCTGCATCTCCTGGTCTATTACCCTGACGAGCTTCTCCATGGCACGAACCGTGTAGGGCATGAGGTGGTAACAGCCAGGGCTTGCTGGGAGGATCAGGCCCACTTGCAGCATCAGTCGCTGGCTCTTACAGGTCAGATCGCTAGCTCTGCCCTCCAGAGGAAGCACCTGGTCTTCCCGGAGGTTCTGAGGCTGGAACATGCGGGATAAAACCAAGCGCTGCCGCCTCCCTGGCGCACAATGGTAGCATCTGTGGGTAATATACCTGGAGAGGTGGCGGCTGCAGAAAGTCAAGGCAGACAGTGCTCTGCATCTTTTCAGCAGCCCTTCCATGACACCCTGGTACCTGGAGAAAAACGAGTCGTGCGGATGACTGTTAACTGGGTTTTCAGCATGGGCTCCAACTAACGCCTGCGACAGAAGCTCATCTCGGGAGCTGTGGGTTCTTCCATTTCTAATAGCCCAGCAGACCACAGAACCGCTTCTCTTAAACAAAGTTCAGCCAGGTTtaggcacacgccttcaatcttAACACTCGGGAGGCgaagacagaggccagcctgggctacagagtgagttcgaggacagtcagGACTAAGTAGAAAGGACTTTTATTGAAGAACAACGAAAGAAATTCCTATTATTCTGATTATGAAGATGTAACAATTTACTGTGGAGACAGCATCCAGCGTGCACGCACAGGCTCTGGAGAAGGCAGCCTGGGTTCTCGGCCAACTTCCCACAGCCTCGCACATCTGTCTCTACTCATGTGTACTAAAGTTCATCACGAAATGGTATAACCACCAGATTTCCTTTGTATGTTCACTGTGGGCACTTTGTAAAGATGGggaaaatttttattcttctaacaGTTTATGTGCTTGGTGTgtagaagggaagggggtggggcggagctgtgtcccgccacccagctagctttacccaaaataattacacagaaactatattcatttaaatacttcctggcccctggcccgttatctgtagcttcttattggttgattttcaatatcttgctttaacccatatttagtaatttatatagcaccacgaggggtggcttaccaggagagatcttaacctgcgtccatctcagagaggagaagcatggtgactgcctgaagcatctcctcactgccttctacccagcattctgttctgtctactccgcctacctaattttctgtctcttaaagggtcaagacagtatctttattaataataaaagtaacacatagacactcctccatcattggtGGATGTTTGCTATTGCTACTATTTTAGGAAACTGGGGAAGAACCTgtagttatatatttttactcTAGCCCCATGTTGGAATGCCAAAAtgtcccccccctttttttttttttacttctttggctttttttgtgtcctgccacccagctcccaaataaatcacacacggaggtttattcttagttatgagtgCCTGCccctagcttggcttgtttctagccagcttttcttaacctgtctaccttttgcctctgggccttttccttttcttacttctatatatcttaatttaactcttATTCCGTGATGGATTGTTTACTTGGGTGACTGGTTCCTACTGTCCTCCaatccttgttctcttgctcctcttcctcatttctcctacttatcctccctgcctgccagccccacctatccttgctcctgccttattggccattcagctctttattagaccatcaggtgttttagacaggcaaagactcACAGcctcacagagctaaacaaatgcagcataaacaaaagcaacacaccttaaaataatcttCTACACCAGAACCTGGAACAAGCCCATTGTAATCCCACAGCCAACAGCTGAGGGCAGTTTTGCCATTCCTTGTCTTTATTCCCAACCTCCACTTTTATGTCAATATTGCCAGGCACTGTGGCACATCcagtaataccagcactggggagccagaggtaggatcaccacaagttcaaggccagccaggtttgGACatcagagttccaggccatctgagGATATATAatgaaaccctggctcaaacaaaaaaagtcatttttgttttagCCACGCTTCTCCCTGCACATTCCCAGTCAATCTGCATCTTTACTCACTGTGAATCTGCTGAACCTTAGACCTGCATACTCTCCTCTTCTTTGGAGAACACAGCACACAGCTATTTGGAACTTGATGACCCAGAGTCTTAACAACGGTGCCCCTGCAGATCTGAGTATCACCCTGCCAGGCACCAGAAGCACCCTCCAGCCAAATCAGAAACCTGCCCTCATTTATTCTCTCCTTATTACCAAAGCTCTCCACCTGACCAGCCTGCGCCTCCGTCCCAGCAACCTTCGTCTTTCATTCAGCCTGTTAAAACAGCCCCCGCTTCCAACTTTTCAAAACGCAGGCAGCAGTCGGGAGAGTTGTCTACTGCCTAGGGAGTGCACGCAGATTCCACCTGTGAGATGTCCCTATCCTCTCCCTGTTCCAGGTACACACGACACGACTCAACAGTCAGGAAAGCTGTACACAGAACGCTTCCATGTGCCCGGTACACAGGAAGTACCATAAAGGTTTGGCTATTATGATGCCCAATTCAGAGGCTCTGAGATGGGGGAGTCTTATCTGTGTAAGGCGACAGCAAAGGGCACAGGGCATTCTGGAAGGCAGGAACTCGTCTCCAATTCCCACCAAGTTGCCACCACTGACATTGGCATTTCAGCACCCGGCTCTAAACTGACTCGCCCTTCAGGAGAGGTGACCctacccatcttcctctctcttgaTTCAAAACACTAATGCGTCTGAACCACCAGGTCATCCCCGAGGCTGCTCTAGGAACTCTGTCTCTTAAGGGTCACGCGAGGCTGACCAAGGCGGAAGTGCTGCCCTCAAATACAGCTGGGCGGGGGTGCAGGGACCAAGGACTCCTCTCTCCAACTGTCCGTGGTTGTGACTCCGCAAAACTCCAGGACAGGACGCAGGCGGGAAAGCAGATACCAGATCCTGAGTGCGTGCGCCCAGAAATCGTCCCTAAATTCGCTTGGGCCCTCCCTGACCACCCTCAACTCAGCCGCGCTCCCCAGCAGCACTCTACCTGCGCCGCCCGCTCGTCCGCCACGCGAAGCCACTGCGCCTGCGCCAGCTCGGCCTGAGCTCCACCCCCCCACGCTTCTCGCCAGTCGGAAAGCTACACTCTCGGGAAGGGGCGGGAAGCTCTGGCTCCACCCTACTGGAGAAGGACGTGAGAGAGTTTCCGGAAACTGAGCCGAAGAGCCTCGTTCTCCCGCCAAGATCATAGATTGGCCTGGGTCGCTGCACGATGATTACGGTTCCGGAAGTGCCCTCTAGGAATTAGCAAGGTGCGACTCTATGATCAAATCCTACTTTTAAGGATTTGCTTCTGTTTACCACCCACTGCCAGGACCTGCTGACTCTTTAGAGGCTAACAGGTGCGCTGCTAAGTAACCTTGACTTTGGCTGCACACAGGGGTTTAACAAAGACATTTTAACATAGACTTAAACACCAGGCTTGAGAGAATAGCTCAGAAACTGGAGAGCATGGGCGTGAGCTTCTCAAAGAGGAGCCTCCCTGAGTCTTGAAGGTGCGGATTAAAACTTCCATTTACTGTGCTGATTAAGACCGATTGCTGCTCTTCAGGGGACCAGAGTTGGCAGCGTTCACTtcgggcagctcacaatcactgtaactccagctccggggaaaTTCTTGACCGCCTTCTGAGGATACCCACTCatatcatacatgcacatacatatatgcataaataaaaatgagtcttTCTCCccatacataatatacatatttacataagtGTATTGTGTGGCGTAAGcaaatgtttgcttgtttgcgtGTGTACAAGTATGAACTCATATGTGGAGGTCCAAGGCTGACAGAGGTGTCTTTCTTCCATCTTACAGACGGAGGCCCTGAGGCCTTGAGCTCTCCTCTCATGGAGGAGCACTTTTGCGTGGCTGTCTCCCTAGCCCTCACAAAGTATTTTCTGAATAGCTACATTGTACAAACCCCTGCTGGAGGTGTGGGGaagaacagaatgaagaaaaCGGCGCCTAGCTTGTTCTGGAAGAGACAACCTGTAAGCTAGCACAGCGGGACTTTAGCAGGGTACCTGTCTCAGttggctttctgctgctgtgagaaaGACCACAActgaaagcaacttagggaggaaagggtttgttttagcttacaggttacagtccaccatGGGGGatggaggtcaaggcaggaactcaagacagaaacctggagacagCAGCTGAAGCAAAtaccatggaggaatactgcttactggcttgttcctcgtgGCTTGTTCAGCCCGCCTTCTTAGACAACAACTGCctgtgcagtggtggtgccagccacaatgggctgggccctcccatgtcaatcattcTTTAAGACGTCTccccacagacttgtctacaggcaAACCTGAtaagggcattttctcagttgaggtcccctcttcccagatggctctAGCTCTCTCAtgttgacaaacaaacaaactagaaagTGCAGAGCATAAAGAACTCAGAAgctaagaccaaaaaaaaaaaggattttgataaaattattttttaaatcaaaattaacaaaaaattcatagaaagaaattaaGTTGTTAGCCCTAGGGTATTTTAAATGTTCCAAAGACAAGTTAGCTTAAAAAGCATGGAGCGGGGAGCTGGATGGTCCTGATGTAAAACAGGTCGCCCATAGAAAGCCTTAGCACAAAGGCGGCATTTTAacaaagagctgaaggaggggagAGTCCAGAGCCTTGTAGCTGTCTGGGGGAGAATGTTACAGACACAGAACAGAATGTAAATGTCCTGAGCAGCAGCTGCGTTTATTTCAGTTCCCTTGTTCAACAACGACACTTTATAGACGGCCTCAAGTGTACTGGGCCCACCGCAAGACACAGATTATTCCCATAATGGTCCAGACAGCTCTCCGTGCCCCAGGAGCTTCATGAACACCGCCTGCCTGTGATCAGTAGCCTCACTGGAGCACAGGGAAGGGGGCGCTTACTGAGGAAATGACCTTTCAGCTTAGCTTAGAGATGAAAGTATCTGCCAGGCAGAGGGGCCAGGACAGTCAGAGGCATCGAGCAGAATGTGATGATGTCATACAAGAGGGATAGGCCGGCGCTGGGACTGCATCTTTATTTCTCACAGCTCCTGATACACCAGAATTATTAAGGGTCAGAACCTAGGTCCCGAAAACCCCAGTAAAGCCAGATTTGGCCACCTATCCTCAACAAGCTGAGACTAGGAGTTAGACAGATTCCctggtggacagacagacagggagagaagccatggctAGGTAATAAAGGTGATGAATTTCCAAGATGGCCAACTTTTTTCTCACCCTCCTGATCCCATCagcttaaagcaaagaaaagccttGTAGGCTTCTGTTTCCCACCAGCAGGCCCCGTGGTGACGGACTGGCTCAACCAGCTGCAGGCCCAATCAGGACAAGCCGTACCACAGTTCTGGGCCAATTAACCATCCTTGCTACCTTCAAACTGACTAATCCTAAATAGCGCAAGACCCTTCAGAGGCTTTTAACACCCCCAGCCCTAGAGGGATGACTGGATTTTCCGGCTGAGTGTCCCCTATGCCTTGCAAagggtctttttctctgtgtctgctgtgtgtgtgtttcctcgcTCCCAGGGAATGCCTTTTCTCCAACTGCTGATTCTGTCTGAGGTGTCTGAGCTTTCTCTGCTGCCACCTGTGGTGCTTCAGACTGCCCCTGCCTTTTAActctttaactggcagagaagAGACACCCAATCAGGACCTCTAGACTGTCTCAAAGCCATCGCTGTCACCATTTCTAGACTGTCCTGAAAGGTGGCCTGACAAATTTCGATCCTCTTCTGGGAGATAGATTTCTTTCTGGGTGACTGTCTTAggggttttttttattgctgtgagagacatcatgaccacaacaactcttttttttttttctcgagacagggtttctctgcagctttagagcctgtcctggagctagctcttgtagaccaggctggtctcgaactcacagagatccgcctgcctctgccaccaccgcccggctcacaacaactcttataaatgaaccatttaactgaggtggctccctacagtttcagaagttcagtctgttatcatcatggggggagagtgggggagcatggcagtgtacaggcagatgtggtgctggagctaagagtcctacatcttgactaagagacaacaggaagttgactattacaatgagtgaagcttgagaaaaaaagacctcaaagcccgcccccatggtgacgcacttcctcctacaaggccacacctcctaatagtgcctctctctttgggggccattttctttcagaccactaCATTGGGTCAGACTTTAGTCATTTCCTTCCCCTTAGTGTGAGATTTCCAGAGGAATTCTCATTTCTTGTGGTGCATTGTTTCCATAGCCACAAGGAGGGGCACAGTGTCTCTTTAAGAATGTCTTTATTCCTCCCAGGCATGCAGGCTCCAGTGACTTAATATCCCAGccagagcagggcaggaatcCCCATGTACATCATTACTGAAGTGGGACAAGCCCAGGCATTGATATCTTAAAGTCTCCCCTAGAATGACTGCGTTAGATGAGCTGGTCTGCAAGAAAGATCCTGGCCAACTTGGTGAGGAAGGGTGGTAGATATATGGGATCCTCATACCCTTACATTGAGGAAGACATGGCTTGGCTTGAACACATGAGAGCACATGACCATAGTGTCTGCCAACCTGCTTAGAGGACCAGGCTGAGCTGGTGGTCTTGAGTTCTGTCTCTAACAGCCACACTGGGTCCCCGTGGCCCAGCTCTATGGGAAGGGTTTTCCTCGGGCACTGGGGTCTCTCAGGTTTTGCTGGAGCAATATTCTTCCTACTGGGAGGGAAGTCATGCTCGGAATTTCTTGGGATCCATGTGGCCACAGTGACCTTTTATTCTCCCTCTGCCCACGCACATAGTTATAGCCCCTCTGATCTGGGAAATCTAGGCAGTGCCCTTTATACCCTGAGGTGTTAATTATTTCTCAATTAGCAGTTCCCGGACTGCAGAACACAGTGGTATGAAGAGGCCTAATGACCTGTAGTGTTTATACACCCCCACATCTTCAGAGCACTTAACCACAGTAACTAATTAAAGCTCACGACCCCCTTGGGAGGCAGACCAGCGTGCTGTAGTGATCTGTATGTGCACAGGAGCTTCTGCGGTCTGGAGTGGGGGCCTGGCGGGACAGTCACAGAGTCCAGGGTGGCAGAGACCCAGTGTCTGACCCTGCCATGATAGCAGATTCCTGGGAGACATTTCAATCAATTTACTGGATGCTTTGATTTATAGTTGCATTCCTAGTTTAGCTCCACAAGTTAGAAaaagctcatttctttttctagttatcaaaaagaaagggaaagaaatggacAGCTGCCTTGCTGTCCCACAGCCCCGGGACACTTCATGCCCCAGTGGCTTTCCCTGGCAACACTTGCATCCTCTTGAGGGTGACCGTAATCTTGCCCTTTCCTGTATCCTCGGCATTTTGAAGAACCACAGTTTTGCTTGGTTTGTGGCTTAATATATCAATAAATAGAGGAAGGGACAGCTTGTCTACCCCTCAGATGACAAACTCCTCTGACACAAGACATTCCTGCATCCAGAGCCTATGACCGCAAACCAAGAGGGACTCTAAGCATGGGTAGAACATGCAGGATAAAGTTCACAGTGGACTCCCTGGCTACAGGAGCTATGGGCTTCATGGGAGAGTGCCTTTCAAGAGGAGGGCATAGTTCCTTGTAGTGGTCTCAGACATGACATCCGAGCAGTGGACGAAACTTTAAACTGGAAGTCTTGTGTGAGTAGGTGGCAGAAAGATACTCAGATGGGTCTTTTGTATGATTATCTGTGTAATTAGACAATGACTTGTAATTAAATGTGACTGTATATGGGAAGTTGTTGAAGGGCACCTGTACCCAGTGTTAAATGGGATTGTACTTATAGCTAACACTCCAGTATGGCTGTGCACCTGTTGTTTTCCTGACAGCTCCATGCCCGCCCTCAGGACTCACTCCTCCACTTCCTCAGGCCTTTGCCTAACTGTCCCACTTTCAGCCCGGACATCCTCTTCCCCTCCGCAATCCACCCCTACTCACGGCATCCCCTGCATGCTTCATACCCTTCAGTCTCCTCTCTGATACTCATCGCTATTTAACACAGCAAAGGCTTTTCCAAGGAGGGGCTCACTTATGTTTCGTTCTTCCCCTACCTCCGTCACCTTAGAACGCAGTGATACACTAATGCCTATCCCGGGGGCACCAAACTTACTTCTTCAAGAGTTAAACAGTACACTAGGTACTTCAGGCTTTGCAGGCCATATGGTCTTTTTCATAGCTTTTCAATTAGGTCATTATCTAGGGAAAGTAACCATAGGAgaatgtaaacaaataaacatggctgtgtttcaataaaactttatttaaaaaaaaactatggtgGCAGACCAAATTCACCCATAGTTTATCCACCCCCTGGACTAGATCATTGCCTGGCACATTATAAATGCTCGATAAAACTTTGCTGAATTAATTGgtgaataaaagaatgaatgaacacGAGGCGAGTGCTATAGTGTCTCACACATCTGGTATGCAATAAATACCGCAGTACCCCTTCCTTCCTATTTGCACTTAGGAAATTTAATAAGATAGATTATGATATATAGAGGCATGTAAGAACAGCACTGTGGGAGGACTGAGAGAGTGGGTCCTTATTGAGAAGAGAGAGCATTTGAATAGGCATCTGCATGagggttctccagagaaacagaaattataggtgtgtgtgtgtgtgtgcaatgagtACAGTTGACTCCAATGATTATAGAAGCCAGTAAGCTCAAAAATTTGTGGGTTGGGCCAGCTAGAATAGCTTCTGTTGTAGTTGTAGTCCAaaggcctttttttaaaaagttatttatttattattattattctggtgcccagaaggcaccagatctcattatagatggttgtgagtcactctgtggttgctgggaattgaactcagaacctctggaacagcaatcagtgctcttaagctctgagccatctctctagctcccaaagGGTCTTCTTGCTGAAGGGAAGTTAGTCCTTGTTACTGA harbors:
- the Pars2 gene encoding probable proline--tRNA ligase, mitochondrial; the encoded protein is MEGLLKRCRALSALTFCSRHLSRYITHRCYHCAPGRRQRLVLSRMFQPQNLREDQVLPLEGRASDLTCKSQRLMLQVGLILPASPGCYHLMPYTVRAMEKLVRVIDQEMQVIGGQKINMPSLSPAELWRATSRWDLMGRELLRLRDRHGKEYCLGPTHEEAVTALVASQKKLSYKQLPLLLYQVTRKFRDEPRPRFGLLRGREFYMKDMYSFDSSSEAARETYGLVCDAYCRLFDRLGLRWTKARAAVGSIGGTLSHEFQLPVDIGEDRLVVCPSCHFSANTEILDLSQKVCPDCQGPLTETKGIEVGHTFYLGTKYSSIFSAQFTNAHGDPSLAEMGCYGLGVTRILAAAIEVLSTEDCIRWPGLLAPYQVCLIPPKKGSKEAAATEIVERLHDDIIEAVAQLRGEVLLDDRTHLTIGNRLKDANKLGYPYVVIAGKRALEDPAHFEVWCQNTGEVVFLTKEGILELLASVCVV